A section of the Deltaproteobacteria bacterium genome encodes:
- a CDS encoding CYTH domain-containing protein, with translation MATEIERKFLPQSYAWRSEARAAVRIAQGYLCSEPSRTVRVRLKGDAAFLTIKGSSVDGVSRAEFEYPIPVSDGRALLALCPSVLDKTRHLVDHGGFTWEVDEFHGMHQGLVIAELELPAVDTAFPKPAWVGREVTGDARYYNSALAQGPLEP, from the coding sequence ATGGCCACCGAAATCGAGCGCAAGTTCCTTCCCCAGAGCTACGCCTGGCGGAGCGAGGCCCGCGCGGCCGTACGCATCGCTCAGGGGTACCTGTGCTCGGAGCCTTCGCGCACGGTGCGCGTGCGCCTCAAGGGCGATGCCGCGTTCCTCACCATCAAGGGCAGCTCGGTGGACGGCGTGAGCCGCGCCGAGTTCGAGTACCCGATTCCGGTGAGCGACGGGCGGGCGTTGCTCGCCCTCTGCCCGAGCGTGCTCGACAAGACCCGGCACCTGGTGGACCACGGCGGCTTCACCTGGGAGGTCGACGAGTTCCACGGGATGCACCAGGGGCTGGTGATCGCCGAGCTGGAGCTGCCCGCGGTGGACACCGCCTTCCCCAAGCCCGCCTGGGTGGGCCGCGAGGTCACCGGCGACGCGCGCTACTACAACAGCGCGCTCGCGCAGGGCCCGCTCGAGCCCTGA
- a CDS encoding sigma-70 family RNA polymerase sigma factor: MPSPASSEFPSTRWTLILSGREAPARRKEILEALLRDYWSPLYVYLRRRGLNAAEAEDAVQGFSLRLLESDVLGRLDPARGRLRGYLKTALTHHVSNLRAAASAERRGGGRTVPLDAELAERLVLEAPDDAEAAFQRAWAQAVFDRALQRLRSEYGQGGRAGPFELIQSYFRGESQLSYAELATKEKMTVPQLKSFLHRARGRFRELVRAEVADTVADASEVDAEMMELLRAP; encoded by the coding sequence ATGCCGAGCCCCGCGAGCAGCGAGTTTCCGAGCACGCGGTGGACGCTGATCCTCTCGGGGCGCGAGGCTCCCGCCCGCCGCAAAGAGATCCTGGAGGCCCTGCTTCGCGATTACTGGAGCCCCCTCTACGTGTACCTGCGCCGACGCGGGCTCAATGCCGCCGAGGCCGAGGACGCGGTCCAGGGCTTCTCACTCCGGCTGCTCGAGTCCGACGTGCTCGGCCGGCTCGATCCAGCGCGCGGGCGGCTGCGCGGCTACTTGAAGACCGCGCTGACGCACCATGTGTCCAACCTGCGCGCCGCAGCGAGCGCCGAGCGGCGCGGCGGCGGACGCACCGTGCCCCTCGACGCCGAGCTCGCCGAGCGCCTGGTCCTCGAGGCGCCCGACGACGCCGAGGCTGCTTTTCAACGCGCGTGGGCCCAGGCCGTCTTCGACCGCGCCCTGCAGCGGCTGCGCAGCGAGTACGGCCAGGGCGGCCGGGCTGGACCGTTCGAGCTCATCCAGAGTTACTTTCGAGGCGAGAGCCAGCTCTCGTATGCCGAGCTCGCCACGAAGGAGAAGATGACGGTTCCTCAGTTGAAGAGCTTCCTGCACCGCGCGCGCGGCCGCTTTCGCGAGCTGGTGCGCGCCGAGGTCGCCGACACCGTGGCCGACGCGTCCGAGGTCGACGCCGAGATGATGGAGCTGCTTCGCGCCCCATGA